DNA from Geobacter sulfurreducens PCA:
TTTGAGATAGCCGGACGCATAGTTGATATCAGCCGCGTCATAGGTTCCGATCTTCTTGCCGGGTTTGGCCTTGCTGGAGATCAGATTGAATTCCGGATCGATTCCCAGGTGAACGTCCGGGTTCTTCAAAATCCACTCGAAACGCGGCAGCACCGTCCGGATGTCATCATGGCCGGTCTGGATGTCGATGAACAGAATGGCATTGGCTTCCCGGGCCCAACCGTACACCTGGTTAACTATCGCATCCGGCATGACCATCCGGTATTTGCCGTCCTTGCCCGGCTCCCCCTGCGCCACGACGGCGATCAGGTGGAGTGCCGGCTGCACCGGCAGCGACGGGTCCGCTTTCTGCCACGCCGCCACCTCGGACTTGAGACGCTGAAGCATCTCATCCTTCGGATAGGCCCCCAGGGCTCCCATCCGCTTGGAGAGTGGGTTGCCATAGTAGGCAACTATCCTTTTCGATGGAAGAATGGCACCGGGCAGGGTCGGCGGGCACTTCACCGGCCACCCGCACTGACGGGCGAAGTCGGGATCTTCGCCAGCTGTGTACTTGACGGCGGGTGTCGCAGCCCGGGCACTGCTTGCCGGCGTGAACGCCGGGGCCGGGGCTGGAAGGACGGCGCTGCTGTAAGTCTCGGTCTTTACGGCTGCGTCCTTCGGAGAAGACGCCTGGGGCACCGGCTTGTCGGTATCAGCACAGCCTGAGAGTCCAAGAAGAACGGCAACAACGACAAAACACACCTGGGGAGGGAAAACGCGGGACGGTACGAACGAATTGAGAAATTTCACGCAATGCTCCATCGACGTAGCAAATAAAAGCCACAGAAGGTGACTTCTGTGGCTCACAAACTACGTACCTTATACCATTATTGATGACTGATTGGGAATGGAATTATCAAAGCCCTGTGTTGTAACTGCTGCCGCTTGCCCGACCAGGCACCCCGAGGCCGCCCCATCCCCACGCCCGCGACACTGCCCCCTCCGGCAAGTGAGCGCGTCATTTTTATTGACATCGTCGCTGAGCGTGTGGTACAAAGGCCTTCGCTTTTCATCCTTGAGCGTCAACGCGAC
Protein-coding regions in this window:
- a CDS encoding lipoprotein, encoding MKFLNSFVPSRVFPPQVCFVVVAVLLGLSGCADTDKPVPQASSPKDAAVKTETYSSAVLPAPAPAFTPASSARAATPAVKYTAGEDPDFARQCGWPVKCPPTLPGAILPSKRIVAYYGNPLSKRMGALGAYPKDEMLQRLKSEVAAWQKADPSLPVQPALHLIAVVAQGEPGKDGKYRMVMPDAIVNQVYGWAREANAILFIDIQTGHDDIRTVLPRFEWILKNPDVHLGIDPEFNLISSKAKPGKKIGTYDAADINYASGYLKDLVTKYNLPPKVLTVHRFTRNGVTNSKKIVLRPEVQIVMHMDGWGAPWLKRDSYKDYIVSEPVQYTGFKLFYHNDTKKGHPLLTPREVLRLHPQPIYIQYQ